TTTGACCACGGCCGCCTGGTCGAGGGTGTCGTCGGTGCCGCCGAGGGCGGCGGTGATGTCGGCCCAGCCCACGGTCCGGGAGCCGAAGGCGACCGACGCGACCAGGGCCAGCGCCAGGGCGGCGAGGACGGCCAGCAGCCAGGCCAGCCGGATCCGGGCCGGGCGTCGCCGCAGGGCGACGTCCGACCCGGATGTCGTGAGAGCGGTCATCAGAGCTTGTCGGCGGCTTTGCCGAGCAGGTCGACGTAGTCCTTGAGGACGAACGAGACACCGAGCGGCGTCGGGTTGGCGGCGGTGGCCACCGGGGTGCTGCCGGGCAGCGAGACGAAGGAGCCGCGCTTGATCGCCGGGATCTTGGAGAGCAGCGGGTCCTTCTGGAGGGTGGCCAGGGTGGTGCCCTCGGCGTCACCGTAGGTCACGATGATGTCCACGTCGCTGAGGTTCTGCACCTGCTCGGCGCTCTGGCTGAGGCTGAACTCCTTGGTCGTCGCGGAGGCCTTGGCGATGCTCTCCGGGTGGGTCATGCCGAGGTCGGTGAAGAACTGCGCCCGGGTGTCGTGCGTGGTGTAGAAGCTGATCTTGCTGAGGTCCGTCGGGTCGAGGTGGGTCAGGAACATCGCCGACCGGCCGGCGAGCTTCGGGTAGCGGGCCGCCTCGTCCTTCATCTGCTTCTCGATCTTCGCGATCAGCGCGTCGCCCTCGGCGGCCAGACCGAGGGCCTTGCTCTCCAGCGTGATGCTGTCGCGCCACGAGGTGGCCCAGGGCGCCTGCGGGTACGCCACGACCGGAGCGATCTTCGTGAGGGTGTCGTAGTCCTGCTTGGTCAGCCCGGAGTAGGCGGCCAGGATGACGTCCGGCCTGGTGTTCGCCACCGCCTCGAAGTCGATGCCGTCGGTCTCGTCGAACAGCACCGGGGTGGCCGCGCCGAGTTCCTTGAGGCGCGCGGCGTCCCAGGGCAGCAGTCCGTCACCGTCCTGGTCGCCGAAGTTGGCCTTGGCGTAGCCGACCGGGACGACCCCCAGGGCGAGCGGGACCTCGTGGTTGGCCCAGTTGACGGTGGCGACCCGTTCGGGCTTCTTCTCGATCGTGGTGGTGCCCAGCGCGTGGGTGACGGTCAGCGGGAACGTCGCCGTCGTGGCCCCGGACGCGGCGGGCTTGTCGTCGGTGCCGGACGAGCCGCCGCAGGCGGCGAGGGCGAGCGTGGTGGCGACCGCGACGATTCCGGTGAGCAGCCGGGAGGGGCGCATGCGAAGTACTCCAACTCACATAGTAAGGACAGGCTTACCTAAAACTTGATCGGTAAAGTACTCCACGTTCCCGACGCCGTTGACCAGGGGGTATGAGGCAGTGAGCAAGGTCAGTGCCGGTACCCCGATCCTGCGCCGGGCGGTCGTCCGCAACGGGCGGCGCCTCTGGACCGGGACGGCGCTGGCCGGCGTCTACCAGCTCTGCGCGGCCCTGGTCCCGATCCTCGTCGGCGTCATCGTCGACCGGGGCGTCGCCACCGGCGACCTGACGGCGCTGCTCCGCTGGATCACGACCCTGGCCGCGGTCTATCTCGTCCTGGCGGTGACCTACCGCTTCGGCGCGCGGCAGCTGCAACGGGCCATCGCCGAGGAGGGCCACCAGCTCCGGGTGGAGCTGGCGGCGCGGATCCTGGACCCGCGCGTGCTGCGGACCGGACGGCACACCGGCGACCTGCTCTCGGTCACCACCACCGATGCCGAGTACACCTCCTATCTGCTCGACCACATCCCCCGGATCACCAGCGCCCTGGTGGCGGTCACGGTCAGCGCGGTCGCGCTGCTGCTGATCTCGCCACCGCTCGGGCTGACCGTGCTGGTCGCCATCCCGACCGTGCTGGCGGTCCTCAACCGCACCGCGCCGCTGATCGCCCGGCGGGTCAGGGAGCAGCAGGACCAGGCCGGTCGGGCCACCGCGCTCGCCACGGACCTGGTGACCGGGCTGCGCCCGTTGCGCGGCATCGGCGCCCAGGAAGCCGGCGCCGGGCGCTACCGCCGGGTGAGCCGCCACGCCCTCGCGGCCACCGTGCGCGCCTCCCGCACCCAGAACGTGTACCTGGGCGCGTCCACGATGCTGAGCACCCTGCTGGCCGGGGTCATCGCGCTGGTGGCGGGTTGGTTCGCGCTCACCGGCCGGATCACCGTCGGCCAGTTCGTCACCGTGATCGGCTCCGCGCAGTTCCTGGTCGAACCGTTCGGCGTGCTCGCGGTGGTCCCCAGTTGGACCGCCGCCGCCCGCGCGGCCGCGGACCGGGTCGCCGCCGTCCTCCACGCCGGGGTGGTCCTGCCACCGGGTGCCGCCGCGCCCGGCGGCGGCGGGAACGAGCTGCGCCTGGCCGACGTGACGTACGGCCCACTGGCCGGGCTGCACCTGCGCCTGCGCAGCGGGGAGTTCGTCGGCGTGGTGGCCCGCCGGCCGGCGGACGCCGAGGCGCTGGCGCGGCTGCTGGCGGTGCCCGACGCGTACGTGGGCGACGTCCTGCTCGACGGCGAGCGGCTGGAGGCGGTGGACCGCGACCGGGCGCGACGGGTGCTGCACAGCGAACCGCACCGCACCGACCTGTTCACCGGCACCCTGGCCGCGAACCTCGCCCGGGCCGACGACGACGGCGAACGGCTCGCCGGGGCGCTGCGCGCCGCGGCCGCCGACGAGGTGGCCCGCCTGCACCCCGACGGCCTGGGCATGCCGGTCACCGAGCGTGGCGCGAACCTCTCCGGCGGCCAGCGGCAACGCGTCGCGCTCGCCCGCGCGCTGCTCGCCGGGCCGCCGCTGCTGGTGCTGCACGATCCGACCACCGCCGTCGACGCGGTCACCGAACGGGCCATCGCCGACGGCATCCGCGCGCTGCGGCACGGACCGGACGCCGGCTTCGGCACCCTCGTCATCACCAGCAGCCCGACGCTGCTGGCCGCCACCGACCGGGTGGTGTTCATCGTCGACGGCGCCGTCGCCGCCGAGGGCCCGCATGCCGAACTGGTCAGCCACGACGACTACCGCCGGACGGTGCTGCGGTGACGCCCCCGATCCTGCCGGTAGCCAACCCGCGCGAGAGCAGGGCGTGGCTCGGCGCGCAGCTACGGGTCCACGCGGTGGCCACCGGCGTCGCCCTGACCGTCGGGCTGGTCGCCGCGGCCACCGCGATCGTCCCCGCCTACGCCCTCGGCCTGCTGGTCGACCGGGTCCGGGCCGGCGGCGGCACCGACGCGCTCGTCCCGGTCGCCGTGGTCATCGTGGCCGCCGCGGTCGTGGGCGGCCTGGCCACCGGCGCCGGTGCCCACCTGGTCCGCCGGTTGGGCGCGCGAATTCTCGCCGACCTGCGCGAGCGCGCCCTGGACACCGCGCTGCGGCTGCCCGTGGCGGTGCTCGACCGGGCCGGCCGGGGCGACCTGGTCTCCCGGGTCGGCGCCGACGTCAGCGCCATCGACCGGGCCGTATCCGAGGTGCTGCCCACCCTGATCTCGGCGCTGCTGCTGGCGGCGCTCAGCTTCGGCACGATGATCGGCATCGACTGGCGGCTCGGGCTGGCCGGCGCGGTCGCCGTCCCGCTCTACGTGCTCGGGGCGCGGTGGTACCTCCCCCGGGCCGCACCGGCCTACGCGGCCGAGCGGGTCGCCATCGCGCAGCGGTCGCAGCAGTTCGTCGAGAGTGTGCAGGGCATCCGGACGGTGCACGCCTACCGGTTGGAGGACCGGCACCTCGCCGGCATCACGGCGGCCTCGGCCCGCGCCCGGGACATCTCGACGGGCGTGTTCGCCCTTTACACCCGCCTGGTAGGACGCGTCAACGGGGCGGAGCTGGCCGGGCTCGGCGCGGTGCTGGTGGTGGGATTCCTGCTCGTCCGCCAGGGTGCCGTCACCCTCGGCGAGGTCTCGGCGGCCGCGCTGCTGCTGCACCGCCTGTTCGGCCCGGTCCTGCAGCTGATGGTCACCGTCGACAAGGCCCAGGAGGCCGGGGCGAGCCTGGCCCGCCTCGTCGGCGTGCTCGGCGCGGATCCCGGACGTGACGCGGGCGGCACCGCGCCGTCGGCGCACGACCTGGTGCTGACCGGCGTCGGCTTCAGCTATGACGGGGCCACGCCGGTGCTGCGCGACGTCTCCCTGCGGGTCGGGCCGGGTCGGCTGGTGGCGTTGGTCGGCTCCACCGGCGCCGGGAAGACCACTGTCGCGTCGATCGCCGCCGGGGTGCTGCGCCCCGGGCGTGGCACGGCCACCCTGGGCGGCGTTCCGGTCACCGAGCTGCCCGCCCGGACGATCGCCCTGGTCAGCCAGGAGACCCACGTCTTCGCCGGTACGCTCCGCGAGGACCTGCTGCTGGCCCGGCCACGGGCCACCCCGGACGAACTCACCGCGGCCCTGGCCCGGGTCGACGCGCTGACCTGGGCGCTCGCCCTTCCCGACGGCCTGGACACGGTGGTCGGCGAGGGCGGCCATCCGCTGACCCCGGCGCAGGCGCAGCAGTTGGCGCTCGCCCGGGTGGTGCTGCTCGACCCGGCGGTCGTGGTGCTGGACGAAGCGACCGCCGAAGCCGGCAGCGCGGGGGCGCGCGACCTCGAACAGGCCGCCGCCGCCGCGCTGGAGGGACGCACCGCCCTGGTCGTCGCCCACCGCCTCACCCAGGCGGTGACCGCGGACCACGTCATCGTCATGGAGCGGGGCGGGATCGTCGAGAGTGGCCCGCACGGCGAGCTGGTCGGCGCGGGCGGAAGCTACGCCCGGCTGTGGGCGGCGTGGGCGGCCCGCGCCACCACCGGCCCGAAGGCGGCCCGTACCGGCGTCGCGCCGGGCTCCACCGGGGGCGACGGCCCGCCGGTGCCGCAACGGCAACCGGCCGGGCCGTCGCTGACCGCTCAGCGGGAGTAGAACTCCACCACGAGCTGCTCGTCGCAGACCACCGGCACCTCGTGCCGGGCGGGCTCGCGCAGCAGCGTCGCGCGCAGCCCGGTCAGCTCCACCAACAGGTACGGCCGGGGCCGGTCGTCGGCGTGGGCGCCGGCGGCGGCGAGCTGGAACGGCGGCAGGGCGCGGCTGCGTTCGCGCACCGCGACGACCTGGCCGGGCCGCAGCCGGTAGGAGGGCCGGTCGACCTTGCGCCCGTCGACGGTGAAGTGGCCGTGCCCGACGAGCTGGCGCGCCTGGTAGACGCTGCGGGCCAGCCCGGCCCGGAGCACCACCGCGTCGAGCCGCCGCTCCAGGAGCGCGACCAGCGACTCGCCGGTCTTCCCGGCGCCCCGGGCCGCCTCGTCGAACGTCCGGCGCAGCTGGGACTCGCTGACGTTGTACTGGTGGCGCAGCCGCTGCTTCTCCAGCAGCCGCACCTGGTAGTCGGAGGTCTTGCGCCGGTTGCGGCCGTGCACGCCCGGCGGGTAGGGACGCCGCTCGAAGTACCGCACGCACTTACGGGTCAACGGGATGCCGAGCGCGCGGGAGAGCTTGACCTTGGGACGGGGGTGGTTCACGTTGACGTCTCCGATCACATGATCTAATGCGGTTAGGTAAGGCTAACCTATCTTGAGGAGATCGGGATCATGCGCCCCAGCCCGGCCGAAATCGTGCGGACCCTCGTCGCGGGCCGGCTGCCCGCCCTCGTCCACCTGCCCGGCTCCACCGGCCCGCACCAGGTCCGGCACGCCGTCGATCCGGACGGTCGGGTGCTGCTGCTGACGCCGGCAGCCGGCGACCTCGCCACGGCGCTCACGCCGCCGGCCGGGGAGACCGACGTCGCCGCCGTCCTCGACGTGCTCGACCTGCCACCCACCGCCGGCGCCCCCTCACTCGGCCGGGCCTGGCTCTCCGGCTGGGCCGAACGCCTCGACGGCGACGAGGCGCGGCGGGCCGCGATGGACTTCGCCGCCACCCGGCCGACGGGCGACCTGCTCGACGTGGGCGACCGGTTCCGGCTGCACCGGTTCGCGGTGGCCGAGGTCCGCTGGGAACGGGCCGGCGCGACGCGCCCGATCGACCCGCAGGCGTACGCCCGGGCCGAGCCCGACCCGCTGCACGCGGCCGAGGCGGACCTGCTGGCCGACCTCGCCGACCACCACAGCGAGCAGGTCGCGGGCTACCTGCGCCGGCAGCTCGGGCTCTGCGGTGCCGAGGCGCCCCGGGTGGTCCGGATCGACCGGTACGGGCTGCTCGTCGTCCACGGTCGACCGGACGCCATCCGGCGGACCCGGGTGGGCTTCGCACGCCCCGTCGCGGACGTCGCCGAACTGTCCCGGGTGCTGCACCCGATGGTCTGCCCCCGGCAGGCCGCCTGAGCCCCGTCGGGACGCACCGAGCAGCGGGCGGGCGTCGCCGAGAGGGCCGCAGGCGACGGCGCCCGCCAGCGGGTGGACGGGTCCGACGTGCGGTCGTTCGACATCGGCTATTGACGTTGCCGTAACAGCGGTCTAGCGTCTGTCGAACCGCTTCGTCGAACCGCTTCGACGAGTACTCGGACGCGGTTCCGTGCCTGCCCGGAGGAGGTGCGCGGTGGCCACCATGCAGGACGTCGCCCGGCTGGCGCAGGTCTCGGTCAGCACCGTCTCCTACGTGCTCACCGGCACCCGGCCGATCTCCCCGGCGACCCGGGCCAAGGTGCTCGCCGCCATGACCGCGCTCGACTACCAGCCCAACGCCATGGCCCGTGGTCTAGCCAGTCGGCGCAGCCGGATCCTGGGCCTGCTGCTGCCGATGGACGAACGCGGCCTCGGTGCCACCGAGACGGCCTTCGTCACCGGGGCCGCCGCGGCGGCCAGCGCCGTCGGCTACCACCTGGTGCTGTCACCCGTCGGCGGGGGCGGCGACCTCGACGAGCTGCGCCGGCTGGCCAGCCAGCGGATGTTCGACGGCGTGGTGCTGATGGAGGTGCAGCTCGCCGACGAGCGGGTCACCGTGCTCCGGCAGGCCGGGGTGCCGCTGGTGCTGATCGGGCGCACCGGGGACACCGGCGGGCTCTCCTACGTCGACATCGACTTCGAGCAGACCGTACGGGAGGCGGTGGCACACCTGGTCGGCCTGGGGCACCGGCAGATCGTCTACGTCAACCACTCGGCCGAGACCCTGGCCAGCGGATACGGGCCGGCCCTGCGGACCCGGGACGCGTTCGTCACGGCGGTGACCGGCCACGGCCTGGAGCCGG
Above is a window of Micromonospora rifamycinica DNA encoding:
- a CDS encoding iron-siderophore ABC transporter substrate-binding protein, which gives rise to MRPSRLLTGIVAVATTLALAACGGSSGTDDKPAASGATTATFPLTVTHALGTTTIEKKPERVATVNWANHEVPLALGVVPVGYAKANFGDQDGDGLLPWDAARLKELGAATPVLFDETDGIDFEAVANTRPDVILAAYSGLTKQDYDTLTKIAPVVAYPQAPWATSWRDSITLESKALGLAAEGDALIAKIEKQMKDEAARYPKLAGRSAMFLTHLDPTDLSKISFYTTHDTRAQFFTDLGMTHPESIAKASATTKEFSLSQSAEQVQNLSDVDIIVTYGDAEGTTLATLQKDPLLSKIPAIKRGSFVSLPGSTPVATAANPTPLGVSFVLKDYVDLLGKAADKL
- a CDS encoding DUF2470 domain-containing protein codes for the protein MRPSPAEIVRTLVAGRLPALVHLPGSTGPHQVRHAVDPDGRVLLLTPAAGDLATALTPPAGETDVAAVLDVLDLPPTAGAPSLGRAWLSGWAERLDGDEARRAAMDFAATRPTGDLLDVGDRFRLHRFAVAEVRWERAGATRPIDPQAYARAEPDPLHAAEADLLADLADHHSEQVAGYLRRQLGLCGAEAPRVVRIDRYGLLVVHGRPDAIRRTRVGFARPVADVAELSRVLHPMVCPRQAA
- a CDS encoding LacI family DNA-binding transcriptional regulator — its product is MQDVARLAQVSVSTVSYVLTGTRPISPATRAKVLAAMTALDYQPNAMARGLASRRSRILGLLLPMDERGLGATETAFVTGAAAAASAVGYHLVLSPVGGGGDLDELRRLASQRMFDGVVLMEVQLADERVTVLRQAGVPLVLIGRTGDTGGLSYVDIDFEQTVREAVAHLVGLGHRQIVYVNHSAETLASGYGPALRTRDAFVTAVTGHGLEPVMIPAEDSAAGGRAALAAALARAPGLTAVLAMNETAIFGILGELTGRGLAVPDDVSVVSMVTSPQVAELATPALTAMTSPGSAMGRIAIETLVRQLDGAGTACHQQLLPCALEIRGSTAAPRRRHPDGG
- the rpsD gene encoding 30S ribosomal protein S4, giving the protein MNHPRPKVKLSRALGIPLTRKCVRYFERRPYPPGVHGRNRRKTSDYQVRLLEKQRLRHQYNVSESQLRRTFDEAARGAGKTGESLVALLERRLDAVVLRAGLARSVYQARQLVGHGHFTVDGRKVDRPSYRLRPGQVVAVRERSRALPPFQLAAAGAHADDRPRPYLLVELTGLRATLLREPARHEVPVVCDEQLVVEFYSR
- a CDS encoding ABC transporter ATP-binding protein — its product is MTPPILPVANPRESRAWLGAQLRVHAVATGVALTVGLVAAATAIVPAYALGLLVDRVRAGGGTDALVPVAVVIVAAAVVGGLATGAGAHLVRRLGARILADLRERALDTALRLPVAVLDRAGRGDLVSRVGADVSAIDRAVSEVLPTLISALLLAALSFGTMIGIDWRLGLAGAVAVPLYVLGARWYLPRAAPAYAAERVAIAQRSQQFVESVQGIRTVHAYRLEDRHLAGITAASARARDISTGVFALYTRLVGRVNGAELAGLGAVLVVGFLLVRQGAVTLGEVSAAALLLHRLFGPVLQLMVTVDKAQEAGASLARLVGVLGADPGRDAGGTAPSAHDLVLTGVGFSYDGATPVLRDVSLRVGPGRLVALVGSTGAGKTTVASIAAGVLRPGRGTATLGGVPVTELPARTIALVSQETHVFAGTLREDLLLARPRATPDELTAALARVDALTWALALPDGLDTVVGEGGHPLTPAQAQQLALARVVLLDPAVVVLDEATAEAGSAGARDLEQAAAAALEGRTALVVAHRLTQAVTADHVIVMERGGIVESGPHGELVGAGGSYARLWAAWAARATTGPKAARTGVAPGSTGGDGPPVPQRQPAGPSLTAQRE
- a CDS encoding ABC transporter ATP-binding protein, which encodes MSKVSAGTPILRRAVVRNGRRLWTGTALAGVYQLCAALVPILVGVIVDRGVATGDLTALLRWITTLAAVYLVLAVTYRFGARQLQRAIAEEGHQLRVELAARILDPRVLRTGRHTGDLLSVTTTDAEYTSYLLDHIPRITSALVAVTVSAVALLLISPPLGLTVLVAIPTVLAVLNRTAPLIARRVREQQDQAGRATALATDLVTGLRPLRGIGAQEAGAGRYRRVSRHALAATVRASRTQNVYLGASTMLSTLLAGVIALVAGWFALTGRITVGQFVTVIGSAQFLVEPFGVLAVVPSWTAAARAAADRVAAVLHAGVVLPPGAAAPGGGGNELRLADVTYGPLAGLHLRLRSGEFVGVVARRPADAEALARLLAVPDAYVGDVLLDGERLEAVDRDRARRVLHSEPHRTDLFTGTLAANLARADDDGERLAGALRAAAADEVARLHPDGLGMPVTERGANLSGGQRQRVALARALLAGPPLLVLHDPTTAVDAVTERAIADGIRALRHGPDAGFGTLVITSSPTLLAATDRVVFIVDGAVAAEGPHAELVSHDDYRRTVLR